The window CCAATCTCATGCATGTTGGCCTTGCCGATGATGATGGCGCCTGCAGCTCGCAGCCGCGCTACGGCAGTGGCGTCCTGGTCGACGGAGCAGTCCTGTCCGTATATCTGCGTTCCTACGGACGTGGCGTAAGGCGCTGCGTCGAGCTCGTCTTTAATAGCGACCGGCGCGCCGTCCAACAAACTCAGGGGGCGCCCTTCCTGATAGCGTTGCGCGCTGGCCTTCGCCTGCATCAATATGTCTTGTTCCGAGCTGAAAATGACCGCGCGTAGCGGCGGCTGACCGGCGTCGCTTTGCTGCAGCGCTGCGATGACCCGGCGCGCAACATCCAGCGGCGTGGTCTGGCCTTTGCGATAAGCCTGGATAAGGTCTCTGGCTGAAGTCAGCGGGAAGGGGGCTGGCGCCTTTTTAATCGCTTCCTCCGCCATGGCGATGCTGGCTCGGGCGTAGGCCGCTTCCGGCGCACGCCCGGGAGGATGCTTGGGGAATAGCGTCGGCGTGGTGTTCAGTTCCGCCTCGCGCAGCTTGTAGGCGCCGCCTTCCCGCAGCAACGCCAGTCCCAGAATGCGCCGGGAGTAGTTGCTTTCGAGCAGGCCAACCAGGGTTTTCAGAGGCGTACCGGCAAGGCGGGGAAACTTCAAAGACTTCAAATCGTAAGACATAAAACTCATTCCGGGGTGAAGCTGCGTTTTTATGCTCTGACGCAATTGGTTATATTTTATATAGAACGCTTTAGTATAAACGCCAAATGATGACGACGGCGCTGTAATTGGCGCTCACGTCCTCCTGTCTCCTGCTAGGATATACATATATGACCCATTTGCGTTGTGGAATTTATATGCGAAGCCTCTCATTTACCGGCAAAGCTTTCATGCTCACTCTGGCGACGACGTTAACCGCCTGCGGCGGCGGGGGCGGCGATAGCGGTGATACGCCCGCCGCCGTAACCTATACGTTGTCTGGCTCTATCAGCATTCCGTCGTTTACGCAGGTGGATTCGGATTCTTCCGACGTTTCAGTGGGCACTACTTCTAACAACAGTGAGAGTGAAGCGCAGATCATTTCGAATCCGGCAATCGTCGGAGGCTACGTCAGCGATTCATCTGGCGCTTACGACGGCGAGCATTCCTATCGCCGAGACTTGGTTGATTACTACCGGGTCAAGTTGTTGGCTAGTCAGACGGTTAAATTAAACGCGGAAGCGTCTGCAAAAGGGGGTGTATCCACTCAGCGCTTAACCCTGTCTCGGGTCGACGGCGCTACAGACCCTTTAGTTGCAACGAATATTGGCGTTAAAACGCTTACCGTACCCGCTGACGGTGATTTTTATATCAAAGTTGAAGGTTTCTCAGGCCCTTCCAGCTACATCCTGGTAGTTGGCGAGGCAGCTTCAAGCAGTGCGCTCAATAATTATTCTGCGCTATCGATACCGGCCCAGGCGGAGTTTGCGCCGGGTGAGGCGATTATCCGCTACAAGGCTGCGAAAGGATATTCCGCACAGGCGCTGCCGGGATATTTTCTGGAAAGATTCGGCGACGCTAATACAGGCTTGTTCCGCTTCGATGACGCCCAGATAGTGCAGGGACCGGCGCTAAAGTCCCTGGCGCAGAAAGTGGATGAAAGACAGCGCACAATTGAGCTGATAGAAGCTTTACGTCAGCGGCCGGATATCGAGTTCGCCGAACCCAATTACATTCGTAAAGCGCTGGAAACGCCATCAGACCCACTTTATGGACTGCAATGGCATTATCCTTTGATCAGTTTGCCCAGTGCGTGGGATGTCACTCATGGTTCTGGAGTTGTTGTGGCGGTTTTAGATACTGGCGTATTACTAACCCATCCTGATTTGTCTGGGCGTTTAGTGAGCGCCAACGATGATTTCGACTTTGTCAGTTCCCTTTCCTCGTCTCTAGATGGCGATGGTATTGATAGCGACCCCACAGATCCTGGCGATAGTGTGTTTGGAAGCAGCAGTTTTCATGGCGCGCATGTCGCCGGAACCGTCGCAGCCGCCTCGAATTCCATTGGAGGGGTAGGCGTCGCCTTTGAGGCTAAAGTAATGCCGATCCGAGTACTCGGGCAGGGTGGGAGTGGTTCTGATGCGGATCTGGTGCAGGCGATTCGTTTTGCCGCGGGACTTTCCAATGCTTCGGGGACTTTCCCCAGCCGACGTGCTGACATCATAAATATGAGCCTTGGCGGCGCTGGGTTTTCTACAGCGTTGGGCGTCGCTGTTCAAGATGCTTTAAATGCAGGCGTGATCGTGGTGGCGGCCGCAGGTAATGAAAACACCTCTTCTCCGTTTTATCCGGCGGCCTACCCTGGCGTGATTTCGGTCAGTGCGGTGGGGTCCGATGGACTGAAAGCGCCTTATTCCAATTATGGCTCCGCGGTTGATGTCGCGGCCCTGGCGGAAACTTCTTCCTTGATCTGGATGGAGACGGCCAACAAGACGGCGTGCTAAGCACATGGGGGAATGACAGCTCGGGCTCTGTCCAGTTCGCTTATTCGCAGATGCAGGGCACGTCCATGGCGTCGCCTCATGTGGCGGGAGTTTTCGCATTAATGGAGTCCCTCCGCGATGTGACGCCATCGGATATCGACAGTTATCTGACAAATGGCGAGCTGACGGTTGATATCGGCGCGACCGGGAGAGACGACATCTACGGTTACGGTTTAATTGATGCGGCTAAAGCCGTGACGGCGGCAGGAGGCTCACCGCCGCCTGTCGTAAAAGCATCCGCCAACAACTTGAAATTCACCAATACCAGTTCGACGGTCATCAGCCTGAGCATTCCGTCTGGTGTCAGTGGCGTAACCGTATCTACGTCCGCGTCTGGTGACGTCGTATGGCTGAGCGTGGATGACAATGGCGACCTTGATGACTCAACTTATCGCATCAGTGCGGACGCCACCGGTTTGGACGTGGGAGTCAGCTATCCAGGCGAAATTACAGTGGATTATGTGATTGATGAATCGTCTAAGGCGGTCAAACTGTCGATCCCCGCCACGCTGACCCTGGCTGATCCAAATGCTAAGCCGGATGCCGGCAAGCATTATATTTTGTTGGTTAACCCAGAAGACATATCAGATGTTCCATATCAGATCAGCGCCACTGCTTCGGACGGCGTTTACAACTTCGCCTTCAGCGGTGTGGAAGCAGGAACCTACCTCTTGGTGGCCGGCACAGATTTGGATAATGACGGTAAAATCTGTGATTCAGGCGAAGCCTGCGCCGAGTATCCGGTTCGCAACGCGCTGGAGACCATCGTGGTTAATGAGTCCAAATCAGGATTGTCTTTCGCTACGGGCTTTCAGAGCGACATCAGTAGCGCCGGAGCGGGTGGCTCGCAGGCGCATAAGGAATACCGGCTTCTTAACAAGTAAAGCAGGGCGGGTGAAAGGAATTTCACCCCTTCCCAGTTGATCTTTGGCGGCATTCCTATAAATTAATGCCCAATTCCAATCTCCGGCGATTGGCCCCTGCGCCCCCGGAGACAGTCACAAGCGCATGCAGGCGCGTTTCCGGGAAAGGCCGTTGTCCGGCCCAATCAGTCAACAGCGGGCAGGGAGCGCCGCCCGAAAGCGCGTCGGCAAGTAATGAGTTGTATTCAGGAGAAGCTTTTGTCAAACAACTACAACGCCGACTCCATTGAGGTCCTCAATGGCCTGGACCCGGTTCGCCGCCGTCCGGGTATGTATACGGACACCTCGCGGCCCAACCACCTCGCTCAAGAGGTTATCGACAACAGCGTTGACGAGGCGCTGGCGGGACACGCGCGTCAAGTGGACGTCGTACTGTACAAAGACGGTTCCCTGTCTGTAACCGACGACGGTCGCGGCATGCCGGTGGACCTCCACAAAGAAGAAGGGATGCCCGGCGTTGAGCTGATTCTGACCAAGCTGCATGCAGGCGGTAAGTTCTCCCACAAAAACTACCAGTTCTCCGGTGGTCTGCACGGGGTGGGCGTATCCGTTGTCAACGCATTGTCCCTGAATCTGGAAGTGTTGATTCGTCGCGATGGTAAAGTGCATCGCATTACCTTCGCCAACGGCGATAAAGCCTCTGATCTGGAAGTGATCGACACTTGCGGCAAGCGCAACACCGGCACCACGGTGACTTTCCTGCCCGACCCCAAGTATTTCGATTCTCCCAAGTTTTCCGTTCTGCGTCTGCGTCATGTGCTACGCGCCAAAGCAGTATTGTGCTCTGGCCTGAAAGTCACTTTTAAAGATGAAAATACCGGTGAGAAAGACGAGTGGTATTACGAAGACGGTCTTAAGGACTATCTGAGTGGCGCCACCAACGAATTCGTCACCTTGCCGCAGCAGCCTTTCATTGGCCAGATGGCGGGCAACACAGAAGCGGTGGACTGGGCGGTGCAATGGCTGCCGGAAGGCGGCGAATTGATCGCGGAAAGCTACGTCAACCTGATTCCCACTGCTCAGGGCGGCACCCATGTCAACGGTTTGCGTACTGGCCTGCTGGAAGCGCTGCGGGAGTTCTGTGAATTCCGCAACCTGCTGCCCCGCGGCGTCAAGCTGTCTCCCGAAGACGTATGGGATCGCTGCGCTTATGTGTTGTCAGTGAAGATTCAGGAGCCTCAGTTCTCTGGCCA is drawn from Hahella sp. KA22 and contains these coding sequences:
- a CDS encoding S8 family serine peptidase, with amino-acid sequence MRSLSFTGKAFMLTLATTLTACGGGGGDSGDTPAAVTYTLSGSISIPSFTQVDSDSSDVSVGTTSNNSESEAQIISNPAIVGGYVSDSSGAYDGEHSYRRDLVDYYRVKLLASQTVKLNAEASAKGGVSTQRLTLSRVDGATDPLVATNIGVKTLTVPADGDFYIKVEGFSGPSSYILVVGEAASSSALNNYSALSIPAQAEFAPGEAIIRYKAAKGYSAQALPGYFLERFGDANTGLFRFDDAQIVQGPALKSLAQKVDERQRTIELIEALRQRPDIEFAEPNYIRKALETPSDPLYGLQWHYPLISLPSAWDVTHGSGVVVAVLDTGVLLTHPDLSGRLVSANDDFDFVSSLSSSLDGDGIDSDPTDPGDSVFGSSSFHGAHVAGTVAAASNSIGGVGVAFEAKVMPIRVLGQGGSGSDADLVQAIRFAAGLSNASGTFPSRRADIINMSLGGAGFSTALGVAVQDALNAGVIVVAAAGNENTSSPFYPAAYPGVISVSAVGSDGLKAPYSNYGSAVDVAALAETSSLIWMETANKTAC
- a CDS encoding S8 family serine peptidase; amino-acid sequence: MLSTWGNDSSGSVQFAYSQMQGTSMASPHVAGVFALMESLRDVTPSDIDSYLTNGELTVDIGATGRDDIYGYGLIDAAKAVTAAGGSPPPVVKASANNLKFTNTSSTVISLSIPSGVSGVTVSTSASGDVVWLSVDDNGDLDDSTYRISADATGLDVGVSYPGEITVDYVIDESSKAVKLSIPATLTLADPNAKPDAGKHYILLVNPEDISDVPYQISATASDGVYNFAFSGVEAGTYLLVAGTDLDNDGKICDSGEACAEYPVRNALETIVVNESKSGLSFATGFQSDISSAGAGGSQAHKEYRLLNK
- the parE gene encoding DNA topoisomerase IV subunit B → MSNNYNADSIEVLNGLDPVRRRPGMYTDTSRPNHLAQEVIDNSVDEALAGHARQVDVVLYKDGSLSVTDDGRGMPVDLHKEEGMPGVELILTKLHAGGKFSHKNYQFSGGLHGVGVSVVNALSLNLEVLIRRDGKVHRITFANGDKASDLEVIDTCGKRNTGTTVTFLPDPKYFDSPKFSVLRLRHVLRAKAVLCSGLKVTFKDENTGEKDEWYYEDGLKDYLSGATNEFVTLPQQPFIGQMAGNTEAVDWAVQWLPEGGELIAESYVNLIPTAQGGTHVNGLRTGLLEALREFCEFRNLLPRGVKLSPEDVWDRCAYVLSVKIQEPQFSGQTKERLSSRECATFVSGVVKDSFSLWLNKHTAEAEQLAELAINNAQSRLRAAKKVARKKITSGPALPGKLADCSGGDAMRGELFLVEGDSAGGSAKQARDREFQAVMPLRGKILNTWEVDSEQILASQEVHDIAVAIGVDPGSSNLEGLRYGKICILADADSDGLHIATLLCALFVKHFRPLVEAGHVFVAMPPLYRIDVAKDVYYALDDYEKQGILDRIAAEKKKGKPNVQRFKGLGEMNPLQLRETTMAPDTRRLVQLTVEVADDTEEKMDMLLAKKRASDRREWLESKGNLAEIAV